A genomic window from Silene latifolia isolate original U9 population chromosome Y, ASM4854445v1, whole genome shotgun sequence includes:
- the LOC141633684 gene encoding uncharacterized protein LOC141633684 isoform X1: MKREEEKRRVKRREKWLVVLGVILHAVYMLSIFDIYFKTPIVHGMDPVKPRFSPPAKRLILLVADGLRADKFYEPDENGNYRAPFLRSVIKEKGRWGVSHARPPTESRPGHVAIIAGFYEDPSAVTKGWKANPVEFDSVFNQSHHTFSYGSPDIVPIFCGALPHTTWNTYPHEFEDFATDASFLDEWSFDQFQSLLNKSKEDKKLQQSLEQDNVVIFLHLLGCDSNGHAHRPFSSIYLNNVKVVDRIAERVYEIVEDHFKDNKTAYIFTADHGMSDKGSHGDGHPTNTDTPLVAWGAGVKAPQPISSNHSDCGFRFVDEHSHDTPTPNEWGLGGIERVDVNQADISPLMSTLLGMPCPVNSVGSLPLDYIDFTEGDEVEAVLANTKQILNQFLHKSYIKQSHSLFFKPFKPLTNYLSMMDKIEEHVSSREYPNAMKLSENLRKLALQGLHYFQTYDWMMLMTVITLGYIGWIIYLVVHVLQSYTSWPGKMMKKEEADHQEKKLRKVYILGGLFMGAFSVILLIERSPPLYHAYTAMTVFLWTQILSEYQFLNVLRRRLQKEKLGYFIKLVAYCVVSVLLLEFLVHSFTERKLYTGCFLVTGVVASFYLYHAMPWRSWIPPFICVSCWCLSAFTLMPAEIPDNTLLVVASGGLIVIVGGAARWLELHSEDNKYWLHILNHELTKPKVPMLFHLQAFLVGLSSIMVPLSTSHRTQNQELLVLHQLINWFVAGVSLVLPLFSAPSLLSRLTSIFLGFAPAFLLLSIGYEALFYAAFSLVLMAWILFENSILTLGRPKRSTSSQDSTGEEISAEHADRPLKLSDVRIPLVFMVLFNVAFFGTGNFASIASFEISSVYRFITIFSPFLMAALLIFKLFIPFMLVICVFSTITKLIRVPRLGLYFLVVLFSDVMTIHFFFLVRNTGSWMEIGNSISHFGIMSAQVVFVLLLFALTNIYTKDIQIQSSASLSRKLV, encoded by the exons atgaaaagggaagaagagaagagaagggtgaagagaagagagaaatggTTAGTCGTATTAGGAGTTATACTTCATGCTGTTTACATGTTAAGCATTTTCGATATTTACTTCAAAACTCCTATTGTTCATGGCATGGATCCTGTCAAACCTCGTTTCTCTCCTCCTGCTAAACGCCTTATTCTTCTTGTTG CTGATGGTTTGAGAGCTGACAAATTCTATGAGCCTGATGAGAATGGAAATTATCGAGCTCCGTTCTTGAGGAGTGTGATTAAAGAAAAGGGCCGATGGGGCGTGTCCCATGCTAGGCCTCCAACTGAGTCCAGACCTGGGCATGTTGCTATCATTGCAGGGTTTTATGAAGATCCCAGTGCTGTTACTAAAGGATGGAAAGCTAATCCTGTTGAATTTGATTCTGTGTTTAATCAAAGTCATCATACATTTTCATATGGCAGCCCTGATATTGTCCCTATATTTTGTGGCGCATTGCCACACACCACCTGGAATACATATCCTCACGAGTTCGAAGACTTTGCTACCG ATGCGTCGTTTTTGGATGAATGGTCCTTTGACCAATTTCAGAGCCTTTTAAACAAGTCAAAGGAAGATAAGAAACTGCAGCAATCACTTGAGCAGGATAATGTGGTCATTTTTCTCCATCTACTTGGCTGTGATTCAAATGGCCATGCTCATCGCCCGTTTTCGTCTATCTATCTCAATAACGTTAAAGTTGTAGACCGGATCGCTGAGAGAGTGTATGAAATAGTAGAGGATCATTTCAAGGACAATAAGACTGCATACATTTTTACAGCTGATCATGGAATGAGTGACAAAG GTAGTCATGGGGATGGGCATCCGACAAACACCGATACCCCCCTTGTTGCTTGGGGAGCAGGAGTGAAGGCTCCCCAGCCTATCTCCAGTAACCATTCTGACTGTGGCTTCCGTTTTGTTGATGAACATTCACATGACACACCAACACCTAATGAATGGGGTCTTGGTGGCATTGAAAGGGTGGATGTCAATCAGGCTGATATTTCTCCATTGATG TCAACTCTTCTTGGTATGCCGTGCCCTGTAAACTCAGTTGGAAGCTTGCCTCTTGATTACATAGACTTTACTGAG GGAGATGAAGTTGAAGCTGTGCTTGCTAATACCAAACAAATCTTGAACCAATTCCTCCACAAGTCAT ATATAAAGCAATCACATTCCTTGTTTTTCAAGCCTTTCAAGCCATTAACCAACTATTTGTCAATGATGGATAAAATTGAAGAGCATGTCTCCAGCAGAGAGTATCCAAATGCGATGAAATTATCCGAAAACCTCAGAAAATTGGCTCTTCAAGGACTTCATTATTTCCAGACATATGACTGGATGATGCTCATGACAGTGATAACTCTTGGATACATTGGTTGGATTATCTACCTGGTGGTTCATGTTTTGCAATCCTATACTAGTTGGCCTGGTAAAATGATGAAGAAAGAAGAAGCTGATCACCAGGAAAAAAAACTAAGGAAG GTCTATATTCTTGGAGGGTTGTTCATGGGGGCCTTTTCTGTAATACTGCTTATTGAGCGTTCTCCGCCTCTGTACCATGCTTATACTGCCATGACAGTTTTCCTTTGGACACAAATTCTAAGTGAATATCAGTTTTTGAATGTTTTACGACGAAGGTTGCAGAAGGAGAAGCTTGGTTATTTCATCAAACTTGTGGCTTATTGTGTTGTTTCAGTTCTTCTCCTTGAATTTCTG GTACATAGCTTCACAGAAAGAAAACTCTACACTGGGTGCTTCCTGGTTACTGGGGTTGTAGCTTCCTTTTATCTCTATCATGCAATGCCATGGAGATCTTGGATACCACCCTTTATATGTGTATCATGTTGGTGTCTGTCAGCTTTCACATTGATGCCTGCAGAAATTCCTGACAATACTTTGCTGGT AGTTGCTAGTGGGGGTCTGATAGTTATCGTTGGAGGGGCTGCAAGGTGGCTGGAACTGCACAGTGAAGATAATAAATACTGGCTACATATTCTGAATCATGAATTGACCAAGCCGAAGGTTCCAATGCTTTTTCATTTACAG GCTTTTCTGGTGGGCCTATCATCTATCATGGTGCCCCTATCAACATCTCACAGAACCCAAAATCAAGAATTGCTTGTTTTGCACCAGTTAATAAATTGGTTTGTTGCAG GTGTTTCATTGGTTCTTCCACTGTTTTCAGCACCAAGCCTTTTGTCTAGATTAACTTCCATATTTCTCGGATTTGCACCAGCATTTTTGCTTTTATCGATTGg ATATGAAGCATTGTTCTATGCTGCATTCAGCCTTGTACTAATGGCATGGATATTGTTTGAAAACTCAATTCTCACCCTGGGTAGACCGAAAAGATCAACATCTTCGCAAGATAGTACAGGAGAAGAGATCTCTGCAGAACATGCGGATAGGCCCTTGAAGTTGTCTGATGTTAGAATCCCCTTGGTCTTT ATGGTTTTGTTTAATGTTGCCTTCTTCGGCACTGGAAACTTTGCTAGCATTGCGAGTTTTGAGATATCGTCTGTCTACCGTTTCATCACAATCTTCAGT CCGTTTTTGATGGCAGCCCTTCTAATTTTCAAGTTATTCATTCCCTTCATGCTTGTGAT
- the LOC141633684 gene encoding uncharacterized protein LOC141633684 isoform X2: MKREEEKRRVKRREKWLVVLGVILHAVYMLSIFDIYFKTPIVHGMDPVKPRFSPPAKRLILLVADGLRADKFYEPDENGNYRAPFLRSVIKEKGRWGVSHARPPTESRPGHVAIIAGFYEDPSAVTKGWKANPVEFDSVFNQSHHTFSYGSPDIVPIFCGALPHTTWNTYPHEFEDFATDASFLDEWSFDQFQSLLNKSKEDKKLQQSLEQDNVVIFLHLLGCDSNGHAHRPFSSIYLNNVKVVDRIAERVYEIVEDHFKDNKTAYIFTADHGMSDKGSHGDGHPTNTDTPLVAWGAGVKAPQPISSNHSDCGFRFVDEHSHDTPTPNEWGLGGIERVDVNQADISPLMSTLLGMPCPVNSVGSLPLDYIDFTEGDEVEAVLANTKQILNQFLHKSYIKQSHSLFFKPFKPLTNYLSMMDKIEEHVSSREYPNAMKLSENLRKLALQGLHYFQTYDWMMLMTVITLGYIGWIIYLVVHVLQSYTSWPGKMMKKEEADHQEKKLRKVYILGGLFMGAFSVILLIERSPPLYHAYTAMTVFLWTQILSEYQFLNVLRRRLQKEKLGYFIKLVAYCVVSVLLLEFLVHSFTERKLYTGCFLVTGVVASFYLYHAMPWRSWIPPFICVSCWCLSAFTLMPAEIPDNTLLVVASGGLIVIVGGAARWLELHSEDNKYWLHILNHELTKPKAFLVGLSSIMVPLSTSHRTQNQELLVLHQLINWFVAGVSLVLPLFSAPSLLSRLTSIFLGFAPAFLLLSIGYEALFYAAFSLVLMAWILFENSILTLGRPKRSTSSQDSTGEEISAEHADRPLKLSDVRIPLVFMVLFNVAFFGTGNFASIASFEISSVYRFITIFSPFLMAALLIFKLFIPFMLVICVFSTITKLIRVPRLGLYFLVVLFSDVMTIHFFFLVRNTGSWMEIGNSISHFGIMSAQVVFVLLLFALTNIYTKDIQIQSSASLSRKLV; encoded by the exons atgaaaagggaagaagagaagagaagggtgaagagaagagagaaatggTTAGTCGTATTAGGAGTTATACTTCATGCTGTTTACATGTTAAGCATTTTCGATATTTACTTCAAAACTCCTATTGTTCATGGCATGGATCCTGTCAAACCTCGTTTCTCTCCTCCTGCTAAACGCCTTATTCTTCTTGTTG CTGATGGTTTGAGAGCTGACAAATTCTATGAGCCTGATGAGAATGGAAATTATCGAGCTCCGTTCTTGAGGAGTGTGATTAAAGAAAAGGGCCGATGGGGCGTGTCCCATGCTAGGCCTCCAACTGAGTCCAGACCTGGGCATGTTGCTATCATTGCAGGGTTTTATGAAGATCCCAGTGCTGTTACTAAAGGATGGAAAGCTAATCCTGTTGAATTTGATTCTGTGTTTAATCAAAGTCATCATACATTTTCATATGGCAGCCCTGATATTGTCCCTATATTTTGTGGCGCATTGCCACACACCACCTGGAATACATATCCTCACGAGTTCGAAGACTTTGCTACCG ATGCGTCGTTTTTGGATGAATGGTCCTTTGACCAATTTCAGAGCCTTTTAAACAAGTCAAAGGAAGATAAGAAACTGCAGCAATCACTTGAGCAGGATAATGTGGTCATTTTTCTCCATCTACTTGGCTGTGATTCAAATGGCCATGCTCATCGCCCGTTTTCGTCTATCTATCTCAATAACGTTAAAGTTGTAGACCGGATCGCTGAGAGAGTGTATGAAATAGTAGAGGATCATTTCAAGGACAATAAGACTGCATACATTTTTACAGCTGATCATGGAATGAGTGACAAAG GTAGTCATGGGGATGGGCATCCGACAAACACCGATACCCCCCTTGTTGCTTGGGGAGCAGGAGTGAAGGCTCCCCAGCCTATCTCCAGTAACCATTCTGACTGTGGCTTCCGTTTTGTTGATGAACATTCACATGACACACCAACACCTAATGAATGGGGTCTTGGTGGCATTGAAAGGGTGGATGTCAATCAGGCTGATATTTCTCCATTGATG TCAACTCTTCTTGGTATGCCGTGCCCTGTAAACTCAGTTGGAAGCTTGCCTCTTGATTACATAGACTTTACTGAG GGAGATGAAGTTGAAGCTGTGCTTGCTAATACCAAACAAATCTTGAACCAATTCCTCCACAAGTCAT ATATAAAGCAATCACATTCCTTGTTTTTCAAGCCTTTCAAGCCATTAACCAACTATTTGTCAATGATGGATAAAATTGAAGAGCATGTCTCCAGCAGAGAGTATCCAAATGCGATGAAATTATCCGAAAACCTCAGAAAATTGGCTCTTCAAGGACTTCATTATTTCCAGACATATGACTGGATGATGCTCATGACAGTGATAACTCTTGGATACATTGGTTGGATTATCTACCTGGTGGTTCATGTTTTGCAATCCTATACTAGTTGGCCTGGTAAAATGATGAAGAAAGAAGAAGCTGATCACCAGGAAAAAAAACTAAGGAAG GTCTATATTCTTGGAGGGTTGTTCATGGGGGCCTTTTCTGTAATACTGCTTATTGAGCGTTCTCCGCCTCTGTACCATGCTTATACTGCCATGACAGTTTTCCTTTGGACACAAATTCTAAGTGAATATCAGTTTTTGAATGTTTTACGACGAAGGTTGCAGAAGGAGAAGCTTGGTTATTTCATCAAACTTGTGGCTTATTGTGTTGTTTCAGTTCTTCTCCTTGAATTTCTG GTACATAGCTTCACAGAAAGAAAACTCTACACTGGGTGCTTCCTGGTTACTGGGGTTGTAGCTTCCTTTTATCTCTATCATGCAATGCCATGGAGATCTTGGATACCACCCTTTATATGTGTATCATGTTGGTGTCTGTCAGCTTTCACATTGATGCCTGCAGAAATTCCTGACAATACTTTGCTGGT AGTTGCTAGTGGGGGTCTGATAGTTATCGTTGGAGGGGCTGCAAGGTGGCTGGAACTGCACAGTGAAGATAATAAATACTGGCTACATATTCTGAATCATGAATTGACCAAGCCGAAG GCTTTTCTGGTGGGCCTATCATCTATCATGGTGCCCCTATCAACATCTCACAGAACCCAAAATCAAGAATTGCTTGTTTTGCACCAGTTAATAAATTGGTTTGTTGCAG GTGTTTCATTGGTTCTTCCACTGTTTTCAGCACCAAGCCTTTTGTCTAGATTAACTTCCATATTTCTCGGATTTGCACCAGCATTTTTGCTTTTATCGATTGg ATATGAAGCATTGTTCTATGCTGCATTCAGCCTTGTACTAATGGCATGGATATTGTTTGAAAACTCAATTCTCACCCTGGGTAGACCGAAAAGATCAACATCTTCGCAAGATAGTACAGGAGAAGAGATCTCTGCAGAACATGCGGATAGGCCCTTGAAGTTGTCTGATGTTAGAATCCCCTTGGTCTTT ATGGTTTTGTTTAATGTTGCCTTCTTCGGCACTGGAAACTTTGCTAGCATTGCGAGTTTTGAGATATCGTCTGTCTACCGTTTCATCACAATCTTCAGT CCGTTTTTGATGGCAGCCCTTCTAATTTTCAAGTTATTCATTCCCTTCATGCTTGTGAT